From one Thalassospira lucentensis genomic stretch:
- a CDS encoding TetR/AcrR family transcriptional regulator encodes MKVSRQQVAENRSQILDAAARMIREEGLNGISVAKVMQAAGLTHGGFYGYFGSKDDLVTATLDHIHGVNGTNSSADITNLADYATEYLSRTHRDNPGQGCAFAAIGCEVGRSSADSRAVLTDATRRQIEKLSTITDNKTAEPAERRREAIGNWSAMVGAVMLARLVDDTELSDEILNETLHWITSKPK; translated from the coding sequence GTGAAGGTCAGTCGCCAACAAGTCGCAGAAAACCGCAGCCAGATCCTTGATGCTGCTGCACGGATGATTCGGGAAGAAGGGCTGAATGGTATTTCGGTCGCCAAGGTCATGCAGGCCGCAGGCCTGACCCATGGGGGTTTTTATGGCTACTTCGGCTCAAAAGACGACCTTGTCACTGCAACACTGGACCATATCCATGGCGTGAATGGCACCAACAGCAGCGCCGATATTACAAACCTTGCTGATTATGCCACCGAGTACCTGAGCCGCACCCATCGCGACAACCCGGGTCAGGGCTGCGCATTTGCCGCGATTGGATGTGAAGTTGGTCGCAGTTCCGCTGACAGCCGTGCCGTCCTGACCGATGCAACCCGGCGTCAAATTGAAAAGCTGAGCACTATTACCGATAACAAGACCGCAGAACCTGCGGAACGGCGGCGTGAAGCAATAGGCAACTGGTCGGCGATGGTTGGTGCCGTGATGCTGGCCCGTCTGGTCGATGATACCGAACTGTCAGACGAAATCCTGAACGAAACACTTCATTGGATTACGAGCAAACCGAAATAG
- a CDS encoding Trm112 family protein codes for MTATHSPVDPKLLEILVCPVTKETLEYNREQNELISVKAGLAYPIRDGIPIMLPDEARVIED; via the coding sequence ATGACCGCGACTCACAGCCCAGTAGACCCGAAACTGCTTGAAATCCTTGTTTGCCCGGTCACCAAAGAGACACTGGAATATAATCGCGAACAGAACGAGCTGATCAGCGTCAAGGCGGGCCTTGCATACCCCATCCGCGACGGTATTCCGATCATGCTGCCTGATGAAGCCCGTGTCATCGAAGACTGA
- a CDS encoding LON peptidase substrate-binding domain-containing protein, whose product MSICGPFDPSFSDLPDTLPVFPLSGALLLPRGHLPLNIFEPRYLSMITDALGQDRMIGMVQPRPDGRNTYYMDPDNPPVFQTGCAGRITAFSETDDGRFLITLTGVCRFNIVEELPMQGGGYRAVRGDFTPWKDDLLLPSADLKPIDRDRLRQALESYFAQHSLRSCWDTLSDTDDEMLVTAIAMGCRLSPLEKQALLECASLYDRGDMLTTLLEMAAHPRAPQTASN is encoded by the coding sequence ATGAGCATATGCGGTCCTTTCGATCCCAGTTTTTCGGATCTTCCAGATACATTGCCGGTCTTTCCGCTAAGTGGTGCGCTTCTGCTGCCGCGTGGCCATCTGCCGCTTAATATCTTTGAGCCGCGCTATCTGAGCATGATCACCGATGCCCTGGGGCAGGACCGCATGATCGGCATGGTTCAGCCACGCCCGGACGGGCGCAATACCTACTACATGGACCCGGACAATCCACCGGTCTTCCAGACCGGCTGTGCCGGCCGTATCACGGCGTTCAGCGAAACCGATGATGGTCGTTTCCTGATCACCCTGACGGGCGTCTGCCGGTTTAACATCGTCGAAGAACTTCCGATGCAGGGCGGCGGCTATCGCGCTGTTCGCGGTGATTTCACCCCGTGGAAGGATGATTTGCTGTTGCCATCGGCGGATTTGAAACCGATTGATCGTGACCGTCTCCGGCAGGCACTGGAAAGCTATTTCGCCCAGCATTCATTGCGATCCTGCTGGGATACACTTAGCGATACCGACGATGAAATGCTGGTAACGGCCATTGCAATGGGCTGCCGACTGAGCCCGCTTGAAAAACAGGCTTTGCTCGAATGCGCAAGCCTGTATGATCGCGGCGATATGCTGACAACCCTGCTGGAAATGGCAGCCCATCCACGGGCACCCCAAACCGCCAGCAACTAA
- a CDS encoding prolyl-tRNA synthetase associated domain-containing protein: MSDPSTALFDYLENLGIQTRTHEHVPLFTVEDSQKLRGDLPGLHSKNLFVKDKKDALWLVVAEENTEIRMNHLHKTLGCARLSFGKPELLLETLGVIPGSVTPFALINDHSRKINFALDAKLANGDILNFHPLRNDRTTTIQSDDLLRFVTSLGYEIRIIDFDEKIDSF; the protein is encoded by the coding sequence ATGAGTGATCCATCAACCGCACTTTTCGATTATCTCGAAAATCTTGGGATCCAAACCCGCACGCACGAGCATGTGCCGCTGTTTACGGTCGAGGATTCGCAAAAGCTGCGCGGGGATCTGCCGGGCCTTCATTCCAAGAACCTTTTTGTCAAAGACAAGAAGGATGCCCTGTGGCTTGTCGTGGCTGAGGAAAATACCGAAATCCGGATGAACCACCTGCACAAGACACTGGGTTGCGCCCGTCTTTCGTTTGGCAAACCGGAACTGCTGCTTGAGACGCTTGGCGTCATTCCGGGATCGGTCACACCCTTTGCCCTGATCAACGATCATTCGCGAAAGATCAACTTCGCCCTGGATGCGAAGCTGGCCAACGGAGACATTCTTAACTTCCACCCCTTGCGGAATGACAGAACCACGACAATTCAGTCTGATGACCTGCTTCGATTTGTCACCAGTCTTGGCTACGAAATCAGAATTATCGATTTTGATGAAAAAATAGATTCGTTCTGA
- a CDS encoding gamma-butyrobetaine hydroxylase-like domain-containing protein, translating to MSEDSFTPRFSPVEINYLRDDHILEVVWDDGLTSRFSAELLRVESPSAEVQGHHPSEKKIIPGRRHVGIIDIVPVGNYAVRITFDDLHDSGLYSWQYLRDLHANQDQLWADYLRALETRGLSRDPVRR from the coding sequence ATGTCGGAAGACAGCTTTACCCCGCGCTTCAGCCCGGTTGAAATCAACTATCTGCGTGACGACCATATTCTGGAAGTCGTCTGGGATGATGGGCTGACATCAAGATTCAGCGCCGAACTGCTGCGGGTCGAAAGCCCGTCTGCCGAGGTTCAGGGGCACCATCCGTCTGAAAAGAAAATCATCCCCGGCCGCCGCCATGTCGGCATCATCGACATCGTTCCGGTCGGGAACTATGCCGTGCGCATCACATTTGATGACCTGCATGATAGCGGCCTTTATAGCTGGCAGTATCTGCGCGACCTTCATGCCAATCAGGACCAGCTCTGGGCGGATTACCTTCGCGCCCTTGAAACACGCGGCCTGTCACGCGATCCCGTGCGTCGTTAA
- the trxA gene encoding thioredoxin encodes MSIILDATAPNAAPTAGQDKDLIKDSGIETFVQDVIEPSMEVPVVVDFWAPWCGPCKSLTPTIEKVTREAGGRVKLVKVNIDENQELAMQLRIQSVPTVYAFKGGRPVDGFQGAQPESEVRAFYERLAGGPIESPIAAILDQAAGALADDDHETAHGLYVGVLEREPQNETAIGGMIRCMVAMGEVEETRHFVDNMAEADRLKAPIASAISALELAETGYSKEDLDVARAKVAANPDDLQAQFDLGMACFATNKREEAVNAMIAIIRKDRSWNDDAGRTQLIKFFEAWGPMDPASVAGRRALSTVLFS; translated from the coding sequence ATGTCTATCATTCTTGACGCCACCGCCCCGAATGCCGCCCCCACCGCTGGACAGGACAAAGACCTGATCAAGGACAGCGGCATTGAAACCTTTGTCCAGGACGTCATCGAACCCTCGATGGAAGTCCCGGTTGTCGTCGATTTCTGGGCCCCCTGGTGTGGCCCGTGCAAAAGCCTGACGCCAACCATCGAAAAGGTGACACGCGAGGCTGGCGGGCGCGTAAAGCTGGTCAAGGTCAATATCGATGAAAACCAGGAACTGGCGATGCAATTGCGCATCCAATCGGTTCCGACGGTCTATGCCTTCAAAGGCGGCCGCCCGGTTGACGGTTTTCAGGGTGCGCAGCCAGAAAGCGAAGTCCGTGCCTTTTACGAGCGTCTTGCAGGCGGCCCGATCGAAAGCCCGATTGCAGCAATTCTTGATCAGGCGGCTGGAGCACTTGCGGATGACGACCATGAAACAGCACATGGTCTTTATGTTGGCGTTCTTGAACGTGAACCTCAGAATGAAACAGCGATTGGCGGCATGATACGTTGCATGGTCGCAATGGGAGAAGTTGAAGAAACCCGCCATTTTGTCGACAACATGGCCGAAGCAGATCGACTGAAGGCACCGATTGCATCTGCGATCAGCGCGCTTGAACTGGCGGAAACCGGTTACAGCAAGGAAGACCTTGATGTCGCACGCGCCAAAGTCGCCGCCAATCCGGATGACCTGCAGGCGCAGTTTGATTTGGGCATGGCCTGCTTTGCCACCAACAAGCGCGAAGAAGCCGTCAACGCCATGATTGCGATCATTCGCAAAGATCGCAGCTGGAACGACGATGCCGGTCGCACCCAACTGATCAAGTTTTTCGAGGCATGGGGCCCAATGGACCCGGCCAGCGTTGCGGGGCGCCGCGCACTCTCGACGGTTTTATTTTCATGA
- a CDS encoding OmpW family protein produces the protein MTLTRKLMATVACCAVVGTMMIAATGAHAQEAAFKTKQAGDILIRGRVIGVVPDEDTSTGDIATGEGKVSNDYVPEVDFSYFITDNIALELIAATTKHDVKWQNPDVDLGSVNLLPPTLTVQYHFLSDQRFSPYVGAGLNYTMFYNEKSGAANSVKYDDGFGYAFQAGFDYAISGPWSLNVDVKKLFLNTTVTADLGGASPAKVDVDLDPWVFGIGVGYRF, from the coding sequence ATGACACTTACCCGGAAATTGATGGCCACTGTGGCCTGCTGTGCTGTTGTTGGCACGATGATGATTGCGGCAACCGGCGCACACGCGCAGGAAGCAGCATTTAAAACCAAACAGGCAGGCGATATTCTCATTCGCGGCCGTGTTATCGGTGTAGTGCCCGACGAAGATACCTCGACCGGTGACATTGCTACCGGGGAAGGCAAGGTCAGCAATGATTATGTTCCAGAGGTGGATTTTTCTTACTTCATTACCGACAACATTGCTCTCGAGTTGATCGCCGCAACGACCAAGCATGATGTTAAATGGCAGAATCCCGATGTTGATCTCGGCTCGGTTAATCTGCTTCCGCCAACTTTGACGGTGCAATACCACTTCCTCTCGGATCAGCGTTTCAGCCCGTATGTTGGTGCAGGTTTGAACTACACCATGTTCTATAACGAGAAATCTGGCGCTGCGAACTCGGTTAAATATGACGATGGCTTTGGCTATGCGTTCCAAGCTGGTTTTGACTATGCAATCTCTGGCCCTTGGTCGTTGAACGTTGACGTCAAGAAACTCTTCCTGAACACAACGGTAACTGCCGACCTTGGTGGGGCATCGCCGGCCAAGGTTGATGTGGATCTTGATCCGTGGGTCTTCGGTATCGGTGTCGGTTACCGCTTCTGA